The Cydia amplana chromosome 9, ilCydAmpl1.1, whole genome shotgun sequence genome includes a region encoding these proteins:
- the LOC134651206 gene encoding uncharacterized protein LOC134651206 encodes MHTIRSESAECPCQQNRLRNRNRDLHSPQDMFSKIFMNDDLFSFRDTMSSPLCCSSHEQIQEEFYVEYNPKTGPQSLPLRQNMPIISHGSPLIPSIPPVPIMPIDKAYPKPMQYLPLIFDTFFPNKGPQRPKAKTLEIFMFPTRKLVTTTPTTKQTEVTTESDIQVVGEKKTTMVYDLLAANSSVKKDLKQEVGEHLKNMDAVIDTDKTTSAVQSNTL; translated from the coding sequence ATGCACACTATTCGATCAGAATCCGCTGAATGTCCTTGCCAGCAGAATCGTCTTAGGAACAGGAACCGAGACCTACACAGCCCACAAGACATGTTCAGCAAAATTTTTATGAACGACGACTTGTTTTCATTTAGAGACACCATGAGCTCGCCTCTTTGTTGTTCATCACATGAGCAAATTCAAGAGGAGTTTTATGTGGAATACAATCCCAAAACAGGTCCGCAATCTCTGCCACTGCGCCAGAATATGCCTATCATTTCACATGGATCACCATTAATACCGAGTATCCCTCCAGTGCCAATAATGCCAATTGATAAGGCTTACCCGAAACCAATGCAATATCTGCCACTTATATTCGATACCTTTTTCCCAAATAAAGGTCCACAGAGGCCGAAAGCCAAGACGCTTGAAATATTTATGTTCCCGACGAGAAAACTAGTGACAACAACACCAACAACAAAGCAAACAGAGGTCACAACAGAATCAGACATCCAAGTAGTTGGAGAAAAGAAGACGACTATGGTGTATGACTTATTAGCAGCAAATTCTTCTGTAAAGAAGGATTTAAAGCAAGAAGTTGGGGAGCATTTGAAAAACATGGATGCTGTGATTGATACTGATAAAACCACCAGTGCAGTCCAAAGCAATACACtttga
- the LOC134651201 gene encoding uncharacterized protein LOC134651201 isoform X2, translating to MLAHLDLTVLLTLNVVIISLGDKIDMPIQKIPIAPNEASFLESKDVLLQMLEKKLKEIKEHKKLKNGNGDVLPKNVDFNLKSNGISVVGEAELLLRYGSNGPGLVNMTAEGISNVGRVQLLLGTGDNGLRIPGLSNLFSGSSVRSGDKNYDNQLQLLSQNDVNFGFRRQTNVSSGNNTEDKVNEAAETVDAVKDDKAIKLDEKDKAETLNDTAIYKTTVVAKGDYVPIVPKANDTSANVASSSPVANSDPPFKSDTVSVNDVANNGESVNKVK from the exons TTGACACTGAACGtggttataatatcattgggtGATAAGATTGATATGCCAATACAAAAAATTCCAATAGCACCGAACGAAGCATCATTCCTTGAAAGTAAAGATGTTTTACTGCAAATG CTAGaaaagaaattaaaagaaattaaagaacacaagaaattaaaaaatggcAACGGTGATGTTTTGCCAAAGAACGTAGATTTCAATCTGAAATCTAATGGAATTAGTGTTGTTGGCGAAGCTGAGCTGCTTCTGCGATACGGCAGTAACG GCCCAGGACTAGTAAATATGACTGCCGAAGGCATATCCAACGTGGGAAGAGTGCAGCTTCTTTTAGGAACTGGTGATAATGGCTTACGCATACCTGGTCTCAGTAATCTGTTCTCTG GTTCATCAGTCCGATCCGGAGATAAAAATTACGACAATCAGCTACAACTTCTCAGTCAGAATGATGTTAATTTTGGATTCAGAAGGCAAACTAACGTCTCAAGTGGTAATAATACTGAAGATAAAGTAAATGAAGCTGCAGAAACAGTTGATGCTGTAAAAGATGATAAAGCTATAAAATTAGATGAAAAAGATAAAGCAGAAACACTAAACGATACAGCAATATACAAAACAACGGTTGTAGCTAAAGGCGACTATGTACCGATAGTACCAAAAGCAAACGATACTTCAGCCAATGTTGCAAGTAGCAGCCCCGTTGCAAACTCGGATCCTCCTTTTAAAAGTGACACTGTTTCTGTTAACGATGTGGCAAATAATGGAGAAAGTGTAAACAAAGTTAAGTaa